Proteins encoded in a region of the Paramagnetospirillum magneticum AMB-1 genome:
- a CDS encoding helix-turn-helix domain-containing protein yields MTPASNSDEDATPPPVSEGGWLTVSEASGTGTSSGGGLLGPLRRGLGRLTASWRYLADPAERHALVQQMRGGLARLTHSFQRPSMAASMDVAAPPTVLPSDKSEPDEVPPFDPEAALARLRSALRQLPDKGEVIVPGNLQSLDRLLAEPPPAMDFEAADLLHDCFPRGTRHSGNRVLLAVARNLTRNFGRPGRLPMTSGKSWTMLDPAVFVDQMAAQLAEISDFVLTWQAQEKSFLILEFAEVELIEYLFEHLHPRRHGALLIQVMDFKVLSTRRAGLLRRIPARVRRFVQHTAGADPSVPLAYARDTAKLLELMEQRVFFRPVVEAAAAARAEVEKVIERLAPPAPGQPSLSLAPGGRPAEAGSGLGQIMQAVGPNAPPAARPAPPPPASATPAAMVSAAPAPSPPTQAVSVVAPPRPAGLPVPTVPQRKRFSNRVKTEAVMRVLAGESREQVAAALGATPDLLERWLDSFLNGGAAALAPKAKAQAAKPARSSRSKGPAPVEAASIDDLKAKLQSLLQTVEVLSTQIHALPAEDKAPPPALPPPAAPRPAVAPAPRSDGTASPPPGFPAEDPDPPPRLKRSRTPRPRG; encoded by the coding sequence ATGACACCCGCATCCAATTCCGACGAGGACGCCACGCCACCTCCTGTCTCCGAGGGGGGCTGGCTGACGGTCAGCGAAGCCAGCGGCACGGGGACGTCCTCCGGCGGAGGGCTGCTTGGGCCGCTGCGGCGGGGCTTGGGCCGCCTGACCGCCAGTTGGCGTTACCTGGCCGACCCGGCCGAGCGCCACGCCCTGGTGCAGCAGATGCGCGGCGGATTGGCCCGATTGACCCATTCGTTCCAGCGCCCCTCCATGGCCGCCAGCATGGACGTCGCGGCTCCGCCCACGGTTCTGCCTTCGGACAAGTCCGAACCCGACGAGGTGCCGCCCTTCGACCCGGAAGCCGCCCTGGCCCGGCTGCGCTCGGCCCTGCGGCAATTGCCCGACAAGGGCGAGGTGATCGTCCCCGGCAATCTCCAATCCCTGGACCGGCTGCTTGCCGAGCCGCCGCCGGCCATGGATTTCGAGGCCGCCGACCTGCTGCACGACTGTTTCCCGCGCGGGACGCGGCATTCGGGCAACCGGGTCCTGCTGGCGGTGGCCCGCAACCTGACCCGCAATTTCGGCCGCCCCGGCCGGCTGCCCATGACCAGCGGCAAGTCCTGGACCATGCTCGACCCGGCGGTCTTCGTCGATCAGATGGCGGCGCAGCTGGCCGAGATCAGCGACTTCGTCCTGACCTGGCAGGCACAGGAGAAGAGCTTCCTGATCCTGGAATTCGCCGAGGTGGAATTGATCGAATACCTATTCGAGCACCTCCACCCCCGCCGCCACGGCGCCCTGCTGATCCAGGTGATGGATTTCAAGGTGCTGTCCACCCGCCGCGCCGGGCTGCTGCGCCGAATTCCGGCGCGGGTTCGCCGCTTCGTCCAGCACACGGCGGGCGCGGACCCGTCTGTTCCCCTGGCCTATGCCCGAGACACGGCCAAGCTGCTCGAGCTCATGGAGCAGCGGGTCTTCTTCCGGCCGGTAGTCGAAGCCGCCGCCGCCGCACGGGCCGAGGTGGAGAAGGTCATCGAGCGGCTGGCTCCCCCCGCCCCGGGGCAGCCGTCGCTTTCCCTCGCCCCCGGGGGGCGCCCGGCCGAGGCCGGGTCCGGCCTGGGCCAGATCATGCAGGCGGTGGGACCGAACGCGCCACCGGCGGCGCGGCCCGCGCCGCCACCACCGGCGAGCGCTACGCCCGCCGCCATGGTGTCCGCCGCGCCGGCCCCATCTCCTCCGACCCAGGCCGTCTCCGTGGTGGCGCCCCCACGCCCCGCCGGACTGCCCGTGCCGACGGTGCCGCAGCGCAAGCGGTTCTCCAACCGCGTGAAGACCGAGGCCGTGATGCGGGTCCTGGCCGGGGAGAGCCGCGAGCAGGTGGCCGCCGCCCTGGGCGCGACACCCGACCTGCTGGAACGCTGGCTGGATTCCTTTCTCAACGGCGGTGCCGCCGCCCTGGCCCCCAAGGCCAAGGCCCAGGCCGCCAAGCCGGCCAGATCGTCCCGTTCCAAGGGCCCTGCCCCCGTAGAGGCGGCCTCCATCGACGACCTCAAGGCCAAGCTTCAGTCCCTGCTGCAGACCGTAGAAGTGCTGAGCACCCAGATTCACGCCCTGCCGGCCGAAGACAAGGCGCCGCCGCCCGCCCTGCCCCCGCCCGCCGCTCCCCGGCCGGCAGTGGCCCCGGCCCCGCGATCCGATGGGACGGCGTCGCCCCCTCCCGGCTTTCCCGCGGAAGACCCCGACCCGCCGCCCCGGCTGAAGCGCAGCCGCACCCCGCGCCCCCGCGGCTGA
- a CDS encoding response regulator transcription factor, producing the protein MARIAVVEDEAPLRADLVEYLSACGHDVIGCGDGKELDRALDEHPVEIIILDINLPGEGGFSIAGRLRSHSDVGIIMLTARGLNVDRVVGLEVGADVYMVKPVELRELEAQVRTLARRMRVSQPPQVPSEIRPAADAPAPPPAAPAVPTEWIYDQLTWTLIAPDGKSVKLTGNERVFVSLLVSRPGEPVSRDEIFRALGKRGWDPADRSVDSMVRRLRAKGDQSFGHPLPIESVHSVGYAFAAPVGLR; encoded by the coding sequence ATGGCGCGGATCGCGGTAGTCGAGGACGAAGCTCCTCTTCGGGCGGATCTGGTCGAGTATCTTTCGGCGTGCGGGCACGATGTGATCGGCTGCGGCGACGGCAAGGAGCTTGACCGCGCCCTGGACGAACACCCCGTCGAAATCATCATTCTCGACATCAACCTGCCGGGCGAGGGTGGATTTTCCATCGCCGGGCGGCTTCGCTCCCATTCCGACGTCGGCATCATCATGCTGACGGCGCGGGGGCTGAACGTCGACCGGGTGGTCGGCCTGGAAGTGGGCGCCGACGTCTACATGGTCAAGCCGGTGGAACTGCGCGAACTGGAGGCCCAGGTCCGCACCCTGGCCCGGCGCATGCGGGTGTCGCAGCCGCCCCAGGTCCCGTCCGAGATCCGGCCGGCTGCCGATGCGCCCGCCCCGCCGCCGGCCGCTCCGGCGGTTCCCACCGAGTGGATCTATGACCAGCTGACCTGGACGCTGATCGCCCCCGACGGCAAGTCGGTCAAGCTGACCGGCAACGAGCGGGTGTTCGTCTCGCTGCTGGTGTCGCGGCCGGGCGAGCCGGTGTCGCGCGACGAGATCTTCCGGGCGCTGGGCAAGCGCGGCTGGGACCCCGCCGACCGTTCGGTGGATTCCATGGTGCGGCGTCTCCGGGCCAAGGGCGACCAGTCC